One genomic segment of Nonomuraea coxensis DSM 45129 includes these proteins:
- a CDS encoding xanthine dehydrogenase family protein molybdopterin-binding subunit, translating to MSIKYAETEPATGTSKYVGQGVDRRDGPAKTTGQARFAAEFPYPDLAYAALVHATIARGRIIALDTAAARAVRGVIDVLTHENAPAMKPAPKMSFLDLSSIASGTSVNYLATDEVHWNGQPIVVVVAETPETARYAASLVRPSYQELPATVDFAAGEPNAVPEKGIPIMESGADKGDARAALAAAPVSVDLRFSTPPYNHNAIEPHATTAVWDGDHLTLHEGAQNIPWLRKHLAQRFGVPETSVRILSPYVGGAFGGKSRAWAGTLLAALAARATGRAVRLALTRAGVYHTVGGRTPSTQRVALGADAQGRLTALIHTSVSRTGRIGGMPEPITAASHHLYAAPNIHLAQNVVQLDLLPNTFMRAPGESIGTFAVESAMDELAWQLGMDPIELRMRNEPERGPVGGQRFTHRMLKEAYALGAERFGWRERDPRPGVMRDGRWLVGMGVATAFHPSMRMPAQVTVRLGADGTLVVRSGMHEMGMGTATVQAQIAADEMGVPLESVHVEYGDSDLPPGPGAIGSVQTASAAAGVIDACAKLKKSALALARRAPGSPLRGHKLEDLVARDGGLHHAGGGQTYGEILTAAGRDHLEAESKAGMLGFVARTVLERRRKVRAATGAQFCEVRVDPDTMEVRVSRWLGVFDVGTVINAKTATSQLRGGIVMGIGMALSEQTLVDGRDGRIVNPSLSEYHVPVHADIPHIDVHYLNEPDPTTPLGLLGIGEVGITGVAAAVANAVRHATGKRVLDLPITLDKLL from the coding sequence ATGAGCATCAAGTACGCCGAGACAGAGCCCGCGACCGGTACATCCAAGTACGTCGGCCAGGGTGTCGACCGGCGCGACGGCCCGGCCAAGACGACCGGCCAGGCCCGCTTCGCCGCCGAGTTCCCCTACCCGGACCTGGCCTACGCGGCGCTCGTGCACGCCACGATCGCGCGCGGCCGCATCATCGCCCTCGACACGGCGGCGGCACGGGCGGTGCGCGGCGTGATCGACGTGCTCACCCACGAGAACGCCCCGGCCATGAAGCCTGCGCCCAAGATGAGCTTCCTCGACCTCAGCTCGATCGCCTCGGGCACGTCGGTCAACTACCTGGCCACCGATGAGGTGCACTGGAACGGCCAGCCGATCGTGGTCGTGGTCGCCGAGACGCCCGAGACGGCACGGTACGCGGCGTCGCTGGTGCGGCCGTCCTACCAGGAGCTGCCCGCCACGGTGGACTTCGCGGCCGGAGAGCCGAACGCCGTCCCGGAAAAGGGCATCCCGATCATGGAGAGCGGGGCCGACAAGGGAGACGCGCGCGCCGCGCTGGCCGCCGCGCCCGTCTCGGTGGACCTGCGCTTCAGCACGCCGCCGTACAACCACAACGCGATCGAGCCGCACGCCACGACCGCAGTGTGGGACGGCGACCACCTGACGCTGCACGAGGGCGCGCAGAACATCCCCTGGCTGCGCAAACACCTGGCGCAGCGGTTCGGGGTGCCGGAGACGTCGGTCCGGATCCTGTCCCCGTACGTCGGCGGCGCGTTCGGCGGCAAGTCGCGCGCCTGGGCCGGCACCCTGCTGGCCGCGCTGGCGGCACGGGCGACCGGCCGCGCGGTGCGGCTCGCGCTCACCCGAGCGGGCGTCTACCACACCGTCGGCGGCCGCACCCCCAGCACCCAGCGGGTCGCGCTCGGCGCCGACGCCCAGGGACGTCTGACCGCGCTCATCCACACCAGCGTCTCCAGAACCGGCCGGATCGGCGGCATGCCCGAGCCGATCACCGCGGCCTCCCACCACCTGTACGCCGCCCCCAACATCCACCTGGCCCAGAACGTCGTCCAGCTCGACCTGCTGCCCAACACCTTCATGCGCGCCCCCGGCGAGTCCATCGGCACCTTCGCCGTGGAATCGGCCATGGACGAACTCGCCTGGCAACTGGGCATGGACCCGATCGAACTGCGCATGCGCAACGAGCCCGAGCGCGGCCCGGTGGGCGGCCAGCGGTTCACCCACCGCATGCTCAAGGAGGCGTACGCGCTGGGGGCCGAGCGGTTCGGCTGGCGCGAGCGCGACCCCCGGCCGGGCGTCATGCGCGACGGCCGCTGGCTGGTCGGCATGGGCGTGGCCACCGCCTTCCACCCCTCCATGCGCATGCCCGCGCAGGTCACCGTCCGGCTGGGCGCCGATGGCACGCTCGTGGTGCGCAGCGGCATGCACGAGATGGGCATGGGCACCGCGACCGTGCAGGCCCAGATCGCCGCCGACGAGATGGGCGTCCCGCTGGAGTCCGTCCATGTGGAGTACGGCGACTCCGACTTGCCGCCCGGCCCCGGTGCGATCGGCTCGGTGCAGACCGCCAGCGCGGCGGCGGGCGTGATCGACGCCTGCGCCAAGCTGAAGAAGTCCGCCCTCGCCCTGGCCCGCCGCGCGCCCGGCTCACCCCTGCGCGGCCACAAGCTGGAGGACTTGGTGGCCCGCGACGGCGGCCTCCACCACGCCGGCGGCGGCCAGACCTACGGCGAGATCCTGACCGCGGCCGGCCGCGACCATCTGGAAGCCGAGTCCAAGGCGGGCATGCTCGGCTTCGTCGCCCGCACCGTGCTCGAACGCCGCCGGAAGGTGCGGGCGGCCACCGGCGCGCAGTTCTGCGAGGTCCGGGTGGACCCCGACACCATGGAGGTACGCGTCTCGCGCTGGCTCGGCGTCTTCGACGTCGGCACCGTGATCAACGCCAAGACGGCGACCAGCCAGCTGCGCGGCGGCATCGTGATGGGCATCGGCATGGCCCTGTCGGAGCAGACCCTCGTCGACGGCCGCGACGGCCGGATCGTGAACCCGAGCCTGTCAGAGTACCACGTGCCCGTGCACGCCGACATCCCCCACATCGACGTGCACTACCTGAACGAGCCCGACCCCACCACACCGCTCGGCCTGCTCGGCATCGGCGAGGTCGGCATCACCGGCGTCGCCGCCGCCGTGGCCAACGCCGTACGGCACGCCACCGGCAAACGCGTCCTCGACCTGCCCATCACCCTCGACAAACTGCTGTGA
- a CDS encoding TetR/AcrR family transcriptional regulator: MNRDSPGAHPRAGRRPGNPGTREAILAAARHLFADKGYDSASIRAVATRAEVDPALVHHYFGTKDKLFLACVSAPFDPADLMPKVLAAPRAELGDALVRAVLDIWDSPAGSAAAALLGSSLNNEWIARLLREFLTTQVLRPAIEHLGIDEQEAPARAALAATQLIGLAVIRHVLKLEPVASAPPDHLVAATGPTVQRYLTEDLPAAQLNGPGPTKAGSALPRAPRSISQGTT, encoded by the coding sequence GTGAATCGCGACAGCCCGGGGGCACATCCCCGGGCCGGACGCCGCCCCGGCAACCCCGGCACTCGGGAGGCGATCCTCGCCGCCGCCCGCCATCTGTTCGCCGACAAGGGTTACGACAGCGCCTCCATCCGTGCCGTCGCCACCCGCGCCGAGGTCGACCCGGCGCTGGTTCACCACTATTTCGGCACCAAGGACAAGCTCTTCCTGGCCTGCGTCAGCGCCCCGTTCGACCCGGCGGACCTGATGCCGAAGGTCCTGGCGGCACCCCGCGCCGAGCTCGGCGACGCCTTGGTGCGGGCCGTCCTGGACATCTGGGACTCTCCCGCCGGCAGCGCCGCCGCAGCGTTGCTGGGCTCCAGCTTGAACAACGAGTGGATCGCACGGCTCCTGCGCGAGTTCCTCACCACTCAGGTCCTGCGGCCGGCGATCGAGCACCTCGGCATCGACGAACAGGAGGCCCCCGCTCGGGCCGCCCTGGCCGCCACCCAGCTCATCGGCCTGGCCGTGATCCGTCACGTCCTCAAGCTCGAACCCGTCGCCTCCGCCCCGCCCGACCACCTGGTGGCCGCCACCGGCCCCACCGTGCAGCGCTACCTGACCGAAGACCTGCCCGCCGCACAGCTGAACGGGCCGGGACCGACGAAAGCGGGGAGCGCACTACCGCGCGCTCCCCGTTCCATCTCTCAAGGAACTACTTGA
- a CDS encoding glycosyltransferase family 4 protein gives MRIAQIITQFPPNITAGLGRYIEEITPHLAARHRLAVFTLNDGRLPVHERNGGVTVYRPMSRVLGALGRRRRLNRTRGTDVVLLVLTVVTSNWRYFLRLWRAGRDGRPDLVAVHDSTNFLAGLLCHHVLRLPVVLHVHTTEYGVHRGRSDLAGAVFAAIERWLARVARRVIVPTPEVREQLAASGWDRASIDVVCLGGTFERLLATGGARDGLRAGGKALRARLGIPAGDPVLLFVGRLERQKGIYQLLEAMRPIAAAVPGLRLVIVGEGDHSGVRRIVAQSGLDGRVLDSGGWVDRQELLEYYEMADVCVFPSLFEPFGLVATEAMAMARPTILGHGFSKVFLGDPDRPAVRFVRADEPGDISRTVIEVMTDPDLRRALAERGERLVRERLSWARAADETHAVYKAALRPVVSDR, from the coding sequence ATGAGGATCGCCCAGATCATCACCCAGTTCCCGCCCAACATCACGGCCGGACTCGGCCGCTACATCGAGGAGATCACCCCTCATCTGGCGGCCCGTCACCGGCTTGCCGTGTTCACGCTCAACGACGGCCGCCTCCCGGTGCACGAGCGGAACGGCGGGGTCACCGTGTATCGGCCCATGAGCCGCGTCCTCGGCGCGCTCGGCCGCCGCCGACGCCTCAACCGCACGCGCGGCACGGACGTCGTCCTGCTCGTGCTGACGGTCGTGACGAGCAACTGGCGGTACTTCCTGCGGCTGTGGCGCGCGGGGCGGGACGGGCGGCCCGACCTGGTCGCCGTCCACGACTCGACGAACTTCCTCGCCGGCCTGCTCTGCCACCATGTCCTGCGGCTCCCTGTGGTGCTCCACGTCCACACCACGGAGTACGGGGTGCACCGCGGGCGGAGCGACCTCGCGGGCGCGGTGTTCGCGGCGATCGAGCGGTGGCTGGCGCGCGTCGCCCGGCGCGTGATCGTCCCCACGCCCGAGGTCCGGGAGCAACTGGCCGCCTCCGGCTGGGATCGGGCGTCGATCGACGTCGTGTGCCTGGGTGGCACCTTCGAACGGCTTCTGGCCACCGGCGGCGCCCGGGACGGGCTTCGTGCAGGCGGCAAGGCCCTGCGCGCCAGGCTCGGGATCCCCGCCGGGGACCCCGTGCTGCTGTTCGTGGGCCGCCTCGAACGGCAGAAGGGCATCTACCAGCTGCTGGAGGCCATGCGGCCGATCGCCGCCGCCGTCCCGGGGCTGCGGCTGGTGATCGTCGGGGAGGGTGACCACTCCGGGGTCCGGCGGATCGTCGCTCAGAGCGGGCTGGACGGGCGGGTGCTCGACTCCGGCGGCTGGGTGGACCGCCAGGAGTTGCTGGAGTACTACGAGATGGCCGACGTCTGTGTCTTTCCCTCCCTCTTCGAACCGTTCGGCCTGGTGGCTACCGAGGCCATGGCGATGGCCAGACCGACGATCCTCGGCCATGGCTTCTCCAAGGTCTTCCTCGGCGACCCGGATCGGCCCGCCGTCCGGTTCGTACGCGCCGATGAGCCTGGCGACATCTCCCGTACGGTGATCGAGGTCATGACCGATCCGGACCTGCGCCGGGCACTGGCCGAGCGCGGCGAGCGGCTCGTCCGCGAGCGGCTGAGCTGGGCCCGCGCCGCCGACGAGACGCACGCGGTGTACAAGGCCGCCTTGCGCCCCGTCGTCTCGGACAGGTGA
- a CDS encoding carbohydrate binding domain-containing protein — protein MTAARAANSATVFYKTSWSTANIHYGIGGTWTTVPGIAMDTACTGWKKKTVDLATATTFQVTFNNNSGTWDNNHGNNYTLGTGTTIVKDGVATANATDPCQGTNPQNTATVYYSTTWSTANIHYGIGGTWTTVPGIAMDTACTGWKKKTVDLATATTFQVTFNNNSGTWDNNHGNNYTLGTGTTTVKNGVVSAGASDPCGAEPPPDTTPPTVPTGLAATASGTNVTLTWTASTDKVGVTGYEISRAKGDETPVVRSTSGTTYKDSGLDPQTSYTYKVRALDAAGNKSAYTGAVSVKTGDGPPPASPGTPLGGDPRKDSIYFVMTARFYDGDTSNDRGGSQNIRSGNATNNDPMFRGDFKGLVDKLDYIKALGFSAIWITPVVLNRSDYDYHGYHGWDFYRVDTRLETPGNTYQDLINKAHAKGLKIYQDVVYNHSSRWGAKGLFVPPVYGIRDEQWKWLYSKKVPGQEYDPMVEHQGDDPDMTAAQNEMAKGRPYNGDLWSTEEPAGNTCKNWGTPTQWFSPEGYTIYNCQWPSPTSGMFPAKYYHQCWIGNWEGEDSRSCWLHDDLADFNTENAEVQKYLIDAYNRYIDMGVDGFRIDTAIHIPRVTWNRRFLPAIYDRVKEKFGEEKAKNFYVFGEVAAFVNDKWNRGSVNHSAQFYTWKERKEYSADDEKAAIEQYNYEEQLGTGNQPTSTNARLNGNDYHAPDHSKFSGMNIIDMRMHMNFSDAQNAFNNGKDSDDSTNDATYNTVYVDSHDYGPNKSSNRYAGGTDAWAENMSLMWTFRGIPTLYYGSEIEFQKGKQIDCGPTCPLATTGRAYYGDKIEGSVNASDFGVVSSASGPVATTLSQPLVKHLQRLNQIRRSIPALQMGQYSTEGVTGQMAYKRRYTSGSTDSFVLVTVSSGATFTGIPNGKYVDAVTGDVKTVTDQTLSIAASGKGNVRAYVLDQAGSPAPGKVGADGPYLK, from the coding sequence GTGACCGCAGCCCGTGCCGCGAACAGCGCCACCGTCTTCTACAAGACGAGCTGGAGCACCGCCAACATCCACTACGGCATCGGCGGCACCTGGACCACCGTCCCCGGCATCGCCATGGACACCGCCTGCACCGGCTGGAAAAAGAAGACCGTCGACCTCGCCACCGCAACCACCTTCCAGGTCACCTTCAACAACAACAGCGGAACCTGGGACAACAACCACGGCAACAACTACACCCTCGGCACCGGCACCACCATCGTCAAGGACGGCGTCGCCACCGCCAACGCCACCGACCCCTGCCAGGGCACCAACCCCCAGAACACCGCCACCGTCTACTACTCCACCACCTGGAGCACCGCCAACATCCACTACGGCATCGGCGGCACCTGGACCACCGTCCCCGGCATCGCCATGGACACCGCCTGCACCGGCTGGAAAAAGAAGACCGTCGACCTCGCCACCGCAACCACCTTCCAGGTCACCTTCAACAACAACAGCGGAACCTGGGACAACAACCACGGCAACAACTACACCCTCGGCACCGGCACCACCACCGTGAAGAACGGCGTCGTGAGCGCGGGGGCGTCGGATCCCTGTGGGGCCGAGCCGCCGCCGGACACGACTCCGCCGACCGTGCCCACGGGCCTGGCGGCGACCGCGTCGGGCACGAACGTCACGCTGACCTGGACGGCGTCGACCGACAAGGTGGGCGTCACCGGCTACGAGATCAGCCGGGCCAAGGGCGACGAGACGCCGGTCGTCCGATCCACGTCCGGCACGACGTACAAGGACTCCGGGCTGGACCCCCAGACGTCCTACACGTACAAGGTGCGAGCACTGGACGCCGCGGGCAACAAGTCCGCGTACACCGGTGCCGTCTCGGTGAAGACGGGCGACGGGCCGCCGCCGGCGTCCCCGGGGACTCCGCTCGGCGGCGATCCTCGCAAGGACTCCATCTACTTCGTCATGACGGCACGGTTCTATGACGGCGACACCTCGAACGACAGGGGCGGAAGCCAGAACATCAGGTCCGGTAACGCGACGAACAACGACCCGATGTTCCGCGGCGACTTCAAGGGCCTCGTCGACAAGCTCGACTACATCAAGGCCCTCGGCTTCTCCGCGATCTGGATCACCCCGGTCGTGCTGAACCGCTCCGACTACGACTACCACGGCTACCACGGCTGGGACTTCTACCGGGTGGACACGCGGCTGGAGACGCCCGGGAACACCTACCAGGACCTGATCAACAAGGCGCACGCCAAGGGCCTGAAGATCTACCAGGACGTGGTCTACAACCACAGCTCCCGTTGGGGCGCCAAGGGCCTGTTCGTCCCGCCCGTCTACGGCATCCGTGACGAGCAGTGGAAGTGGCTGTACAGCAAGAAGGTTCCGGGCCAGGAGTACGACCCGATGGTCGAGCACCAGGGCGACGACCCCGACATGACGGCCGCCCAGAACGAGATGGCCAAGGGACGGCCGTACAACGGCGACCTGTGGTCGACCGAGGAGCCCGCGGGCAACACCTGCAAGAACTGGGGGACCCCGACGCAGTGGTTCAGCCCCGAGGGCTACACCATCTACAACTGCCAGTGGCCGAGCCCGACCTCGGGCATGTTCCCGGCGAAGTACTACCACCAGTGCTGGATCGGCAACTGGGAGGGCGAGGACTCGCGCAGTTGCTGGCTGCACGATGACCTGGCCGACTTCAACACCGAGAACGCCGAAGTGCAGAAGTACCTCATCGACGCCTACAACCGGTACATCGACATGGGCGTCGACGGTTTCCGCATCGACACCGCCATTCACATCCCCCGCGTCACCTGGAACCGCCGCTTCCTGCCGGCGATCTATGACCGGGTGAAGGAGAAGTTCGGCGAGGAGAAGGCCAAGAACTTCTATGTGTTCGGCGAGGTGGCCGCCTTCGTCAACGACAAGTGGAACCGCGGTTCTGTCAACCACTCCGCGCAGTTCTACACCTGGAAGGAGCGCAAGGAGTACAGCGCCGACGACGAGAAGGCCGCGATCGAGCAGTACAACTACGAGGAGCAGCTCGGTACGGGCAACCAGCCCACCAGCACCAACGCCCGCCTGAACGGCAACGATTACCACGCGCCGGACCACTCGAAGTTCTCCGGCATGAACATCATCGACATGCGCATGCACATGAACTTCTCCGACGCGCAGAACGCCTTCAACAACGGCAAGGACTCCGACGACAGCACCAACGACGCCACCTACAACACCGTCTACGTCGACTCCCACGACTACGGACCCAACAAGTCGTCCAACCGCTACGCCGGCGGCACCGACGCCTGGGCCGAGAACATGAGCCTGATGTGGACCTTCCGCGGCATCCCCACGCTCTACTACGGATCGGAGATCGAGTTCCAGAAGGGCAAGCAGATCGACTGCGGGCCCACCTGCCCGCTCGCCACGACGGGCCGCGCCTACTACGGCGACAAGATCGAGGGCTCCGTCAACGCGAGTGACTTCGGGGTGGTCTCCAGCGCGTCGGGACCCGTCGCGACCACCTTGAGCCAGCCGCTGGTCAAGCACCTGCAGCGGCTCAACCAGATCCGCCGGTCGATCCCGGCCCTGCAGATGGGGCAGTACTCGACCGAAGGCGTGACCGGGCAGATGGCCTACAAGCGCCGCTACACCAGCGGATCCACCGACAGCTTCGTCCTGGTCACCGTCTCCTCCGGCGCCACGTTCACCGGCATCCCCAACGGGAAGTACGTCGACGCGGTCACCGGGGACGTCAAGACCGTCACCGACCAGACCCTGTCGATCGCCGCCAGCGGCAAGGGCAACGTCCGCGCCTATGTGCTCGACCAGGCCGGCAGCCCGGCTCCGGGCAAGGTCGGAGCGGACGGGCCGTACCTCAAGTAG
- a CDS encoding FAD binding domain-containing protein: protein MRPFAYIKAADVESAVQAAAEPGTKFLGGGTNLVDLMREGVERPDTLVDVTGLPYDTVEELPGGGLRIGALVRNSTLAADRRVRTRYPVLSQALLSGASGQLRNMATVGGNLLQRTCCPYFYDTASACNKREPGSGCDALEGFNRGCAILGVSEHCIATHPSDMCVALAALDAVVEVRGVGGTRRVPLADLHRLPGDTPQVETTLEAGDLITAVELPPVPAAARSRYRKVRDRASYAFALVSVAAALEVRDGTVTDVRLALGGVAPKPWRAREAERILLGGLADEAAFRRAAEAELAAAAVRQGNAFKTTLAVSTIVATLRELNEEAAR, encoded by the coding sequence ATGAGACCGTTCGCCTACATCAAGGCCGCCGACGTCGAGTCGGCGGTCCAGGCCGCCGCCGAGCCCGGCACGAAGTTCCTCGGCGGCGGCACCAACCTGGTCGACCTGATGCGCGAGGGCGTCGAGCGGCCCGACACCCTCGTGGACGTCACCGGCCTGCCCTACGACACGGTGGAGGAGCTGCCCGGCGGCGGGCTGCGGATCGGCGCGCTGGTGCGCAACAGCACCCTCGCCGCCGACCGGCGGGTGCGCACCCGCTACCCGGTGCTGTCGCAGGCGCTGCTGTCGGGAGCCTCCGGCCAGCTGCGGAACATGGCCACCGTGGGCGGCAACCTGCTGCAACGCACCTGCTGCCCCTACTTCTACGACACCGCCTCGGCCTGCAACAAGCGCGAGCCCGGCAGCGGCTGCGACGCGCTGGAGGGGTTCAACCGCGGCTGCGCGATCCTGGGCGTGAGCGAGCACTGCATCGCCACCCACCCGTCCGACATGTGCGTGGCGCTGGCCGCGCTGGACGCCGTGGTGGAGGTGCGCGGCGTGGGCGGCACGCGGCGCGTCCCGCTGGCGGACCTGCACCGGCTGCCCGGCGACACCCCGCAGGTCGAGACCACGCTGGAAGCCGGCGACCTGATCACGGCGGTCGAACTGCCGCCCGTTCCCGCCGCGGCCCGCTCCCGCTACCGCAAGGTTCGCGACCGCGCCTCCTACGCCTTCGCCCTGGTCTCGGTGGCGGCGGCGCTGGAAGTGCGCGACGGCACGGTTACGGACGTCCGGCTGGCGCTGGGCGGCGTCGCCCCCAAACCCTGGCGGGCCCGCGAGGCGGAGCGGATCCTGCTCGGCGGCCTCGCCGACGAGGCGGCCTTCCGGCGGGCGGCCGAGGCCGAGCTGGCCGCTGCTGCCGTACGGCAGGGAAACGCGTTCAAGACCACCCTGGCCGTCTCCACCATCGTGGCCACGCTGCGCGAGCTGAACGAGGAGGCAGCTCGATGA
- a CDS encoding carbohydrate binding domain-containing protein, translating to MRLYKAIVAGALSAAAVAATAVALPVLTEEPANAASGPGVTVNLWNWNWKSVAKECADVLGPAGYGSVQVSPPSDSMSKGGSVWWDIYQPARYDLTSKFGDQDAFRKMIDACHAAGVKVQVDTVINHMTGQGSTSYGGYGFSKYDYPGLYSSQDFHQPACGINDADYGNNAWRVQNCELVGLSDLNTGSDHVRDQIAAYLNKLIDLGVDGFRIDAAKHMSPDDLAAIKSRLKGSPYIHQEVIYGQNEAVQPSQYTGVGDVDEFVYGRKLKEQFTGQIKSLQTFGQSWGLSVGSDKAMVFVDNHDTERGDSTLTYKYGATYKLANTFMLAWPFGKPNVYSSFTWNDREGGPPSANGGFVTDTDCSNGRWTCFDREMSGMVGFYNAVSGTSVGNWTDNGSNLIAFSRGDRGWVAINNENSGVTRTFTTGLPAGTYPNVAGSGSVTVNAGGTATVTVPAKSAVAIRVGTSPSPTATPTPTPTPTGDSTATVFYKTSWSTANIHYGIGGTWTTVPGIAMDTACTGWKKKTVDLATATTFQVTFNNNSGTWDNNHGNNYTLGTGTTIVKDGVATANATDPCQGTNPQNTATVYYSTTWSTANIHYGIGGTWTTVPGIAMDTACTGWKKKTVDLATATTFQVTFNNNSGTWDNNHGNNYTLGTGTTTVKNGVATANATDPCGS from the coding sequence ATGAGACTGTACAAAGCAATCGTTGCGGGCGCGTTAAGCGCGGCCGCGGTGGCGGCCACCGCCGTGGCGCTGCCGGTTCTCACCGAGGAGCCCGCCAACGCCGCCTCCGGCCCCGGCGTCACCGTCAACCTGTGGAACTGGAACTGGAAGTCGGTGGCCAAGGAGTGCGCCGACGTCCTGGGACCGGCCGGCTACGGATCGGTGCAGGTGTCCCCGCCGTCCGATTCCATGTCCAAGGGAGGCTCGGTCTGGTGGGACATCTACCAGCCCGCCCGGTACGACCTGACCAGCAAGTTCGGTGACCAGGACGCGTTCAGGAAGATGATCGACGCCTGCCACGCCGCGGGCGTGAAGGTCCAGGTGGACACGGTCATCAACCACATGACCGGGCAAGGCTCGACGAGCTACGGCGGCTACGGCTTCAGCAAGTACGACTACCCCGGCCTGTACTCCTCCCAGGACTTCCACCAGCCGGCCTGCGGCATCAACGACGCCGACTACGGCAACAACGCCTGGCGGGTGCAGAACTGCGAGCTCGTCGGCCTGTCGGACCTCAACACCGGTTCCGACCACGTGCGCGACCAGATCGCCGCGTACCTGAACAAGCTGATCGACCTGGGCGTCGACGGCTTCCGTATCGACGCCGCCAAGCACATGAGCCCCGACGACCTCGCGGCGATCAAGTCCAGGCTCAAGGGGTCGCCCTACATCCACCAGGAAGTCATCTACGGCCAGAACGAGGCGGTCCAGCCGAGCCAGTACACCGGCGTCGGCGACGTGGACGAGTTCGTCTACGGCCGCAAGCTCAAGGAGCAGTTCACCGGCCAGATCAAGTCGCTGCAGACCTTCGGCCAGAGCTGGGGCCTGTCGGTGGGCAGCGACAAGGCCATGGTCTTCGTGGACAACCACGACACCGAACGGGGCGACTCCACGCTCACGTACAAGTACGGCGCCACCTACAAGCTGGCCAACACGTTCATGCTGGCCTGGCCGTTCGGCAAGCCCAACGTCTACTCCTCCTTCACCTGGAACGACAGGGAGGGCGGACCTCCGTCGGCCAACGGCGGGTTCGTCACCGACACCGACTGCTCCAACGGCCGCTGGACCTGCTTCGACCGCGAGATGTCCGGCATGGTGGGCTTCTACAACGCCGTCAGCGGCACCTCCGTCGGCAACTGGACCGACAACGGGAGCAACCTGATCGCCTTCAGCCGCGGCGACAGGGGCTGGGTGGCCATCAACAACGAGAACAGCGGCGTCACCCGCACCTTCACCACCGGCCTGCCCGCCGGGACGTACCCCAACGTCGCAGGCAGCGGCTCGGTCACCGTGAACGCCGGCGGCACGGCGACGGTCACCGTGCCTGCCAAGAGCGCCGTCGCCATCCGAGTCGGCACCTCGCCCTCGCCGACCGCGACCCCAACCCCGACGCCGACCCCGACGGGCGACAGCACCGCGACCGTCTTCTACAAGACGAGCTGGAGCACCGCCAACATCCACTACGGCATCGGCGGCACCTGGACCACCGTCCCCGGCATCGCCATGGACACCGCCTGCACCGGCTGGAAAAAGAAGACCGTCGACCTCGCCACCGCAACCACCTTCCAGGTCACCTTCAACAACAACAGCGGAACCTGGGACAACAACCACGGCAACAACTACACCCTCGGCACCGGCACCACCATCGTCAAGGACGGCGTCGCCACCGCCAACGCCACCGACCCCTGCCAGGGCACCAACCCCCAGAACACCGCCACCGTCTACTACTCCACCACCTGGAGCACCGCCAACATCCACTACGGCATCGGCGGCACCTGGACCACCGTCCCCGGCATCGCCATGGACACCGCCTGCACCGGCTGGAAAAAGAAGACCGTCGACCTCGCCACCGCAACCACCTTCCAGGTCACCTTCAACAACAACAGCGGAACCTGGGACAACAACCACGGCAACAACTACACCCTCGGCACCGGCACCACCACCGTGAAGAACGGCGTCGCCACCGCCAACGCCACCGACCCCTGCGGCAGCTAG